In the Chryseobacterium sp. MYb264 genome, one interval contains:
- a CDS encoding NAD-dependent epimerase/dehydratase family protein yields MKILITGANGYLGRYLKNELEGDFEIITPDLRKTGFEDFKESDVIINCIGKTGDGEKNIPYEQYLESNFNSVVKLYDFFEKSDAQLLIHFSSIAAVEELMSDSNLSEDAPCNPISHYGITKRKAEEFLLEKINFTDKKITLLRPTRIHGPQDKGTIFQLYNFLRKGIPYPFASYDNNRSFLAVDNLVFFIKGIISKKKTIPSGIYNVNDDEGLSTLEIIESFRQHGEIKVKKLFIPRFVFGTFAKIGDMLKLPFNSNTLGKITMSRIVSNSKIKNALGIEKLPVSAKEGLIKTIKSFQLK; encoded by the coding sequence ATGAAAATATTGATAACGGGAGCAAATGGTTATTTAGGCAGATATTTGAAGAATGAACTTGAAGGTGATTTTGAAATTATAACTCCTGATCTGCGAAAAACTGGCTTTGAAGATTTTAAAGAATCAGATGTTATTATCAATTGTATTGGGAAAACAGGTGATGGTGAAAAAAACATTCCTTATGAACAATATTTGGAGTCAAATTTTAATTCTGTTGTAAAATTATACGATTTCTTTGAGAAATCTGATGCCCAACTTTTAATACACTTCAGCAGTATTGCTGCCGTTGAAGAATTAATGAGTGATAGTAATCTTAGCGAAGATGCTCCATGTAATCCGATATCTCATTATGGAATTACAAAAAGAAAAGCGGAAGAATTTTTATTGGAAAAAATTAATTTTACAGATAAAAAAATTACTTTATTAAGACCTACAAGAATTCACGGTCCTCAGGATAAAGGAACTATTTTTCAACTTTACAATTTTTTGAGAAAGGGAATTCCATATCCGTTTGCTTCTTATGATAATAATAGAAGTTTTTTAGCAGTCGATAATCTTGTTTTTTTTATAAAAGGGATAATTTCTAAGAAAAAAACTATTCCTTCCGGAATATATAATGTAAATGATGATGAAGGACTCTCTACTTTGGAAATTATCGAAAGCTTCAGGCAGCACGGAGAGATTAAAGTAAAAAAACTCTTTATTCCGAGATTTGTATTTGGTACGTTTGCAAAAATTGGAGATATGCTGAAATTACCCTTTAATTCAAACACACTAGGAAAAATTACGATGAGCAGAATTGTCTCTAATAGCAAGATTAAAAATGCCTTAGGAATTGAAAAACTTCCCGTATCTGCAAAGGAGGGTTTAATAAAAACAATTAAAAGTTTCCAATTAAAGTAA
- a CDS encoding glycosyltransferase family 4 protein: MKKNTKLWVYSELFYPEETSTSYIMTKICNKLAEKYDVEVVCGFPSYDKNKSSDYLKLNPDIKLKRIKSYSGDKDKTLSRILKLLSLSFGFFFHLLFKVKSGDKIFTVTNPATFLVFASIVKRFKKIDVTILVHDVFPENTLAGGFVDNENSFKYKIVKSIFDKAYSTFDNVIVLGRDMKDIFNNKLKNFHKKPTISIIENWADVENIFPEENIRGASEKIVFQFAGNLGSIQGLDSLIEIIGKIANDNLSFEFVGSGKMKPYLEEYVEKNRLKNVSFKPPYSRTQQNQIINSCTIAIVTLSDKMLGLGVPSKTYNILAAGKPILYIGDKSSEVALLIDEYNIGYHFKPGQKEELLNFFNQITTNEKESIRIKGLNARNLAVSHFSEEIILNKFKNIV, translated from the coding sequence ATGAAAAAAAATACGAAACTGTGGGTATATTCGGAATTGTTCTATCCTGAAGAAACTTCTACTTCATATATCATGACCAAGATATGTAATAAATTGGCAGAAAAATATGATGTTGAGGTTGTGTGCGGATTTCCTTCTTACGACAAAAATAAAAGCTCCGATTATTTAAAGCTTAACCCCGATATAAAACTGAAAAGAATAAAAAGCTATAGCGGAGATAAAGATAAAACCCTTTCAAGAATTTTAAAACTTCTTTCGCTTTCATTCGGATTTTTTTTTCATTTATTGTTTAAAGTGAAATCTGGAGATAAAATTTTTACGGTTACAAATCCCGCGACATTTCTTGTTTTTGCAAGCATTGTGAAAAGGTTCAAAAAAATAGATGTTACCATACTTGTACATGACGTTTTCCCCGAAAATACATTAGCCGGAGGTTTTGTCGATAATGAAAACAGCTTTAAGTATAAAATAGTAAAAAGTATTTTTGATAAAGCTTATTCTACATTCGATAATGTAATTGTATTGGGACGAGATATGAAAGATATCTTTAATAACAAGCTTAAAAATTTTCATAAAAAGCCGACAATAAGCATTATTGAAAACTGGGCGGATGTAGAAAATATATTTCCTGAAGAAAATATCAGAGGAGCATCTGAAAAAATTGTTTTTCAATTTGCAGGTAACCTGGGATCTATTCAAGGGCTGGATTCTTTAATTGAAATTATCGGAAAAATAGCTAATGATAATCTATCTTTTGAATTTGTAGGAAGCGGAAAAATGAAACCATATCTTGAAGAGTATGTTGAAAAAAACAGACTAAAAAATGTAAGTTTTAAGCCGCCTTATTCAAGAACTCAGCAAAATCAGATCATTAATTCCTGTACAATTGCCATTGTTACACTTTCAGATAAAATGTTAGGATTAGGTGTTCCTTCTAAAACATATAATATTCTGGCAGCAGGAAAACCAATTTTGTATATTGGTGACAAAAGCTCGGAAGTAGCTTTATTGATTGATGAGTATAATATTGGGTATCACTTTAAGCCCGGTCAAAAAGAAGAATTGCTTAATTTCTTTAATCAAATTACTACAAACGAAAAAGAATCTATTAGAATAAAAGGACTAAACGCAAGAAATTTAGCTGTCAGTCATTTTTCTGAAGAAATTATTCTTAATAAATTTAAAAATATTGTATGA
- a CDS encoding polysaccharide deacetylase family protein has protein sequence MKKYAVLGMDVEDWFHLDYFKKEECDTSQSTMDGLDIYLDLLNQYNIKTTFFVVGELVSQYEKQLKKIIENGHEIALHSYSHIRPLNLKIDDFRKDTEKGLAVLKDILNIEAKGYRAPCFSLDRERLDILKNEFNLNYDSSKIKFDSHDLYGRIDLDNFDKLKTDIYKKDNFFEFEASTVEVVGKSLPVSGGGYLRIFPWFITKKLLKKYLKTNGNYFFYIHPFEFSKNYNIKVPENTDAKTKLRFNAGRKSVEKKMHKLIKLLKENDYEFVTFQDLHSNKL, from the coding sequence ATGAAAAAATACGCAGTTCTTGGAATGGATGTGGAAGATTGGTTTCATCTTGACTACTTTAAAAAAGAAGAATGTGATACCAGCCAATCTACTATGGATGGGTTAGATATATATTTGGATTTACTAAATCAATATAATATTAAAACAACTTTTTTTGTTGTTGGGGAACTTGTGTCTCAGTATGAAAAACAGTTAAAGAAAATTATTGAGAACGGACATGAAATTGCTCTTCATTCTTATTCACACATCAGACCCTTGAATCTTAAAATTGATGATTTCAGAAAAGATACTGAAAAAGGACTAGCTGTATTAAAAGATATTTTAAATATTGAAGCTAAAGGATATAGAGCTCCATGTTTCAGCTTAGACAGAGAAAGATTGGATATTCTTAAAAATGAATTTAATCTTAATTATGACTCCAGCAAGATTAAGTTTGATTCTCATGATTTGTACGGTAGAATAGATTTGGATAATTTTGATAAGCTAAAGACGGATATTTATAAAAAAGATAACTTTTTTGAGTTTGAAGCAAGTACTGTAGAAGTTGTTGGAAAGAGTCTTCCGGTCTCAGGAGGAGGGTATCTTAGAATATTTCCATGGTTTATAACAAAAAAATTATTGAAAAAATATTTAAAAACAAATGGAAACTATTTCTTTTACATTCACCCTTTTGAATTTTCAAAAAACTACAATATAAAAGTACCGGAAAATACAGACGCGAAAACAAAATTAAGATTCAATGCAGGAAGAAAGTCTGTTGAAAAGAAAATGCATAAACTTATAAAGCTGCTAAAGGAAAATGATTATGAATTTGTAACCTTTCAGGATTTACATTCAAACAAATTATAG
- a CDS encoding methionyl-tRNA formyltransferase: MKIIILTQEDSFSVPRNIEKLIKLGFVEITEIIDIHTKSSLVNKKDLFIKGFGWAQTVKMGLTVVSHKVINTIDSIFGYKLKVQPRSLKAVAGKYNIPFSVISNPNEESFLARMNTLSPDIIVSYSAPVVFKDKLLRIPKNSCINLHCSYLPHYAGVMPSFWTLYKKEKSTGVTVHYMDSKIDNGKILGQERVEIAPNETMKTLIEKTKEVGGNVMCEVIKNIHNGTKEAKDNPVHEGSYFTWPTVENFKDFRKNGGRLI; encoded by the coding sequence ATGAAGATCATAATTTTAACACAGGAAGATTCTTTTTCTGTTCCACGAAACATTGAAAAACTTATAAAACTTGGATTTGTAGAAATTACCGAGATTATAGATATACACACAAAGTCCAGCCTTGTAAACAAAAAAGATTTATTTATTAAAGGTTTTGGCTGGGCGCAGACTGTTAAAATGGGTTTAACTGTCGTTAGTCATAAAGTGATTAATACAATAGATTCTATTTTTGGATATAAATTAAAAGTTCAGCCAAGAAGTTTAAAAGCTGTTGCTGGAAAGTATAATATTCCGTTTAGTGTTATTTCAAACCCAAATGAAGAAAGCTTCTTAGCAAGAATGAATACTTTATCTCCTGATATTATTGTTTCTTATTCTGCTCCGGTGGTCTTCAAAGATAAATTACTTCGTATTCCGAAGAATAGTTGTATTAATCTTCACTGCTCATATCTTCCTCATTACGCGGGGGTGATGCCAAGTTTTTGGACTCTGTATAAAAAAGAAAAATCTACGGGCGTTACCGTTCACTATATGGATTCTAAAATCGATAATGGTAAAATTTTAGGACAAGAAAGAGTAGAAATAGCACCGAATGAAACAATGAAAACGCTTATCGAAAAGACAAAAGAAGTGGGCGGAAATGTAATGTGTGAGGTCATTAAAAATATTCACAACGGAACTAAGGAAGCAAAAGATAATCCTGTACACGAAGGAAGCTATTTTACCTGGCCAACAGTAGAAAATTTTAAGGATTTCAGAAAAAACGGAGGTAGATTGATATGA
- the wecB gene encoding non-hydrolyzing UDP-N-acetylglucosamine 2-epimerase produces MKKLRVMTVVGTRPEIIRLSRVLSALDASEAVDHIIVHTGQNYDYELNQIFFEDLGLRKPDYFLEAAGKTATETVGNILIKIDPLLEELKPDAFLVLGDTNSCLCAIPAKKRQIPIFHMEAGNRCFDQRVPEETNRKIVDHTSDVNLTYSDIAREYLLREGLPADRIIKTGSPMFEVLNHYLPQIESSDVLNRLNLDEGKYFVVSSHREENINSEKNFNGLIESLNSIAEKFGYPIIVSTHPRTRNMIDKMKVEVRPEIQFLKPLGFHDYNALQMRSYAVLSDSGTISEESSILNFRALNIRDTHERPEAMEEASVMMVGLSPERILQGLVQLQQQKTGKDRNYRPVSDYSMPNVSEKVVRIILSYTDYVNRVVWSKR; encoded by the coding sequence ATGAAAAAATTAAGAGTGATGACGGTCGTAGGAACTCGTCCGGAAATTATAAGATTATCAAGAGTATTATCAGCTTTGGATGCTTCCGAAGCTGTTGACCATATTATCGTTCATACAGGACAAAATTATGATTACGAATTGAACCAGATTTTCTTTGAAGATCTAGGTCTTCGTAAACCCGATTATTTTCTGGAAGCTGCCGGAAAAACAGCAACAGAAACGGTAGGGAATATTTTAATTAAGATAGATCCGTTATTGGAAGAGTTGAAGCCTGATGCTTTCTTGGTTTTAGGTGATACCAATTCTTGCCTTTGTGCAATTCCTGCTAAAAAAAGACAAATTCCGATTTTCCATATGGAAGCAGGAAATAGATGTTTTGACCAAAGAGTTCCAGAGGAAACTAATAGAAAGATTGTAGATCATACATCAGATGTCAATTTAACGTATTCTGATATTGCAAGAGAGTATTTACTGAGAGAAGGATTGCCTGCAGATAGAATTATCAAAACAGGTTCCCCGATGTTTGAGGTACTAAACCATTATTTGCCACAAATTGAAAGTTCAGATGTTCTAAACCGTCTCAATTTAGACGAAGGAAAGTATTTCGTGGTTTCATCGCACAGAGAAGAAAACATCAATTCAGAGAAAAATTTTAACGGATTAATTGAAAGCTTAAATTCAATTGCCGAGAAATTTGGTTATCCAATTATCGTTTCTACCCATCCAAGGACAAGAAATATGATTGATAAAATGAAAGTGGAGGTAAGACCCGAAATTCAATTTCTAAAACCATTAGGGTTTCATGATTATAATGCTTTGCAGATGAGAAGTTACGCGGTTTTATCGGATTCTGGAACTATTTCTGAAGAATCATCAATCTTAAACTTCAGAGCACTTAATATAAGAGATACTCACGAAAGACCTGAGGCGATGGAAGAGGCTTCTGTAATGATGGTTGGTTTATCTCCTGAAAGAATTTTGCAGGGATTGGTTCAGCTTCAGCAACAAAAAACAGGTAAAGACAGAAATTACAGACCGGTTTCAGATTATTCTATGCCGAATGTTTCGGAGAAAGTAGTCAGAATTATTTTAAGTTATACAGACTATGTGAATAGAGTAGTTTGGAGTAAAAGATAA